A genomic region of Dickeya solani IPO 2222 contains the following coding sequences:
- a CDS encoding YfaP family protein codes for MNKKIMALGALLFLSQASAALVSIEVLDATIKDKKIAEADVLLQRDGAQTAVGRTNTLGQVQLSPAFSADENALLIIKKPGFSNLVVKCPCDGLTYAISPVMKNLDGMRIVLTWGATPADLDSHLVYGNSHIYFDNQKGPDANLDVDDVDSYGPETITIEKKRFGESYLYAVHDYTHIHEPDQAALSNSQAKVFVYVGQSLVRTYSVPRNQVGNLWTVFRLNPNGDFEDINTIKQTGYQDPNNVAAGVSGQLSGRAATGVVNVNQAAAKALNRQGEDAYRRGDLESAIAFYQQAIEQDAVFSQAYSNLGLAYQKLDRIAEAIWANRKAIALADGPNAATVRASSYYNIARIYEAAGQLDDALRHYQLAKAQKDSATYDQAISRIKSKL; via the coding sequence ATGAATAAAAAAATCATGGCGCTCGGCGCACTGCTGTTCCTGTCGCAGGCTTCGGCCGCGCTGGTCAGTATTGAAGTGCTTGACGCCACCATTAAAGATAAAAAAATCGCCGAGGCCGATGTGTTGCTACAGCGTGACGGCGCACAAACGGCGGTAGGGCGCACCAATACTCTGGGGCAGGTGCAGTTGTCGCCGGCGTTTAGCGCTGATGAGAATGCCTTGCTGATTATCAAAAAGCCGGGGTTTTCCAACCTGGTGGTCAAGTGCCCGTGCGACGGCCTGACCTACGCCATCAGCCCGGTGATGAAGAATCTGGACGGGATGCGTATCGTGCTGACCTGGGGCGCGACACCGGCCGACCTTGACTCGCATCTGGTCTATGGCAACAGCCATATCTATTTCGACAATCAAAAGGGTCCGGACGCCAACCTGGATGTGGATGACGTCGACAGCTATGGCCCGGAAACCATCACCATCGAGAAGAAGCGTTTCGGCGAAAGCTACCTGTACGCGGTACACGACTACACGCACATTCATGAGCCGGATCAGGCCGCGCTCTCGAACAGTCAGGCGAAAGTGTTCGTCTACGTCGGGCAGTCGCTGGTCAGAACCTATAGTGTGCCGCGCAATCAGGTCGGCAACCTGTGGACGGTATTCCGCCTGAACCCGAACGGTGATTTTGAGGATATCAACACCATCAAACAGACCGGCTATCAGGACCCCAATAACGTTGCCGCCGGGGTCAGCGGGCAACTGTCCGGCCGGGCCGCGACCGGTGTGGTCAACGTCAATCAGGCGGCGGCGAAAGCGCTGAACCGTCAGGGTGAAGACGCCTACCGCCGTGGCGATCTGGAAAGCGCGATTGCGTTTTACCAGCAGGCCATTGAGCAGGATGCGGTGTTCAGCCAGGCATACAGTAATCTGGGGCTGGCTTACCAGAAACTGGACCGCATCGCCGAAGCCATTTGGGCAAACCGTAAGGCGATCGCGCTGGCGGACGGGCCGAACGCGGCAACGGTGCGCGCCAGCTCCTACTATAACATCGCCAGAATCTATGAAGCGGCCGGGCAACTGGACGACGCCCTGCGTCATTATCAGCTGGCCAAGGCGCAGAAAGACAGCGCCACCTACGATCAGGCCATCAGCCGTATCAAAAGTAAGCTGTAA
- the dinG gene encoding ATP-dependent DNA helicase DinG, translating to MTLTPALKQQIGEWYKALQQQIPDFISRAPQRQMIAEVAKALAGDYKRHLVIEAPTGVGKTLSYLIPGIAVGRAELKTLVVSTANVALQDQIFNKDLPLLRQFIPELKFTAAFGRGRYVCPRNLAAMATEASAQGDLMLFMDEHLPSSREEQTTSARLQLALQSYAWDGLRDHCQESIGDALWQRLSTDKANCLGRNCHYYRECPFFLARREIEDADVVVTNHALVMAAMESDSVLPQAKNMLLVLDEGHHVPDVARDALEMSGEVTVSAVQHQMDQLIQQVGLCLAQFPPKSPPRLMQPDRLGDHCGEIREQLQLFERLSSLFLPAAQPDADYRFPMGELPEEMRECCNRLFKLADSLRGMAEYLLNDLAEKTGKHDVVKLHQAMLRISRLSSYWEAQGKLWRLAALEKSSNAPVSKWLLRERRDNQLHLYFHCAGIRVCDQLDRLLWRNLSHVVVTSATLRSLNSFSRLKELSGLDEDAGDTFIALDSPFNHREQGKLVIPRMRHEPLIAHEAEHLAEMARFFRAELRREVHKGMLMLFASQRAMQQFLTEVPDLRLMLLVQGDQPRYRLVELHRQRVQQGQTSVLIGLQSFSEGLDLKGELLSQVHIHKIAFPPVDSPVILTEGEWLKSLKRHPFVVQSLPSASFSLIQQVGRLIRSHDCFGEIVIYDRRLLTKGYGAQLLAALPVFPIEQRAMPDDE from the coding sequence ATGACCCTTACCCCCGCGTTGAAGCAGCAGATTGGCGAATGGTATAAAGCACTGCAACAGCAGATTCCCGATTTTATCTCCCGTGCGCCGCAGCGCCAGATGATCGCCGAAGTGGCGAAAGCGCTGGCGGGCGACTATAAACGTCATCTGGTGATCGAAGCGCCGACCGGCGTGGGTAAAACGCTTTCCTACCTGATTCCCGGCATTGCCGTCGGACGCGCGGAGCTGAAAACGCTGGTGGTCAGCACCGCGAACGTGGCGTTGCAGGATCAGATCTTCAACAAGGATTTGCCGCTGCTGCGCCAGTTTATTCCTGAACTGAAATTCACCGCGGCGTTCGGCCGCGGGCGCTATGTTTGCCCGCGTAATCTGGCGGCGATGGCGACCGAGGCGTCGGCGCAGGGCGATCTGATGCTGTTTATGGATGAGCACTTGCCATCCAGCCGCGAGGAGCAAACCACCAGCGCCCGGCTGCAACTGGCGCTGCAAAGCTATGCCTGGGACGGCTTGCGCGACCATTGTCAGGAGTCGATCGGCGACGCGCTGTGGCAGCGCCTGAGTACCGACAAGGCCAACTGCCTGGGGCGTAACTGTCATTATTACCGCGAATGCCCGTTCTTTCTCGCTCGCCGGGAAATCGAAGACGCTGATGTGGTGGTGACCAACCACGCGCTGGTGATGGCGGCGATGGAAAGCGACTCGGTACTGCCGCAGGCGAAAAATATGCTGCTGGTGCTGGACGAAGGCCATCACGTGCCGGATGTGGCGCGCGACGCGCTGGAGATGTCCGGCGAGGTGACGGTCAGCGCGGTGCAACACCAGATGGATCAGCTGATTCAGCAGGTGGGGCTGTGTCTGGCGCAGTTTCCGCCCAAATCGCCGCCGCGGCTGATGCAGCCCGACAGGCTGGGCGATCACTGCGGTGAGATACGGGAACAGTTGCAGCTGTTCGAACGGCTGAGCAGCCTGTTTTTGCCGGCGGCCCAGCCGGACGCCGATTACCGTTTCCCGATGGGGGAACTGCCGGAAGAGATGCGCGAGTGCTGCAATCGGCTGTTTAAGCTTGCCGATAGCCTGCGCGGGATGGCGGAATACCTGCTCAACGATTTGGCGGAAAAAACCGGCAAGCATGATGTGGTCAAGCTGCATCAGGCGATGCTGCGCATCAGCCGTCTGAGTAGTTACTGGGAAGCGCAGGGCAAGTTATGGCGGCTGGCGGCGCTGGAGAAATCCTCTAACGCGCCGGTGTCGAAATGGCTGCTGCGGGAGCGGCGCGACAATCAACTGCATCTGTATTTTCACTGCGCCGGCATCCGCGTGTGCGACCAACTGGACCGGTTGCTGTGGCGCAACTTGTCGCACGTGGTGGTCACCTCGGCGACGCTGCGCTCGCTCAACAGTTTCTCCCGTTTGAAAGAGCTGTCCGGGCTGGATGAAGACGCGGGCGATACCTTTATCGCACTGGATTCGCCGTTCAATCACCGCGAACAGGGTAAACTGGTGATCCCGCGCATGCGCCATGAACCGCTGATCGCGCACGAAGCTGAACATCTCGCCGAGATGGCGCGGTTTTTCCGCGCCGAACTGCGGCGGGAAGTCCATAAGGGTATGCTGATGCTGTTCGCCAGCCAGCGGGCGATGCAGCAGTTTCTGACCGAGGTGCCCGACCTGCGGCTGATGCTGCTGGTGCAGGGCGATCAGCCGCGCTACCGGTTGGTGGAGCTACACCGCCAGCGGGTACAACAGGGCCAGACCAGCGTGCTGATTGGCCTGCAATCCTTTTCCGAAGGGCTGGATCTCAAGGGTGAACTGCTATCGCAGGTGCATATCCACAAGATTGCCTTTCCGCCGGTGGACAGCCCGGTGATCCTCACCGAGGGCGAATGGCTGAAAAGCCTCAAGCGTCACCCGTTTGTGGTGCAGAGTTTGCCAAGCGCCTCATTCAGCCTGATTCAGCAGGTCGGCCGATTGATCCGTAGTCACGACTGCTTTGGTGAGATCGTCATCTACGACCGTCGTTTACTGACCAAAGGCTACGGCGCCCAGTTGCTGGCCGCCTTGCCGGTGTTTCCCATCGAACAGCGAGCCATGCCGGATGATGAGTAG
- the ybiB gene encoding DNA-binding protein YbiB: MDYTRIIKEVGRGKNHARDLDQDTAYQLYGQILNDQVPELELGGLLIAFRIKGESEAEMRGFYQAMSEQTLRLSAPTDGPMPVVIPSYNGARKQANLTPLLALLLHRLGLPVVVHGVSHDPTRVTSEAIFRELGIAPVSDAQSAQQRLDQGEPVFMPVSLLCPAIERQLDLRWRMGVRNSAHTLAKLATPFDESAALRLASVSHPEYVDRVGTFFQDINGRALLMHGTEGEVYANPQRCPEIHFIREQQRDILQWRQDIVVDSAALPSAKDAAATARWTEACLAGEQLIPQAIRLQLACCLVGSGEAASMEQAVSTIQKRLG; this comes from the coding sequence ATGGATTACACCCGAATCATTAAAGAGGTTGGCCGCGGCAAAAATCATGCGCGCGATCTGGATCAGGACACGGCTTATCAGCTGTATGGCCAGATACTGAATGATCAGGTGCCCGAGCTGGAGCTGGGCGGGCTGTTGATCGCATTTCGCATCAAGGGTGAATCCGAAGCCGAAATGCGCGGTTTCTATCAGGCGATGAGCGAACAGACGCTGCGTCTGTCCGCGCCGACCGACGGCCCGATGCCGGTGGTGATCCCCAGCTATAACGGCGCCCGCAAACAGGCCAACCTGACGCCATTGCTGGCGCTGCTGCTGCACCGGCTGGGGCTGCCGGTGGTGGTGCACGGCGTGAGCCACGACCCGACCCGCGTGACCAGCGAGGCGATTTTCCGGGAGCTGGGCATCGCGCCGGTGAGCGACGCGCAGTCGGCGCAGCAGCGTCTCGATCAGGGCGAACCGGTATTTATGCCGGTGTCGCTGCTCTGTCCCGCTATCGAGCGTCAGTTGGATCTGCGCTGGCGTATGGGGGTGCGCAACAGCGCTCATACGCTGGCCAAACTGGCCACGCCGTTTGATGAGTCGGCGGCGCTGCGGCTGGCGAGCGTGTCGCACCCGGAGTATGTCGACCGTGTCGGCACATTCTTTCAGGACATCAACGGCCGCGCGCTGCTGATGCACGGCACCGAAGGTGAGGTCTACGCTAACCCGCAGCGCTGCCCGGAAATTCATTTCATCCGTGAACAACAGCGGGATATCCTGCAGTGGCGTCAGGATATCGTGGTAGACAGCGCGGCGCTGCCTTCGGCGAAGGATGCCGCCGCCACCGCCCGCTGGACGGAGGCCTGCCTGGCGGGCGAACAACTGATACCGCAGGCGATTCGCCTGCAACTGGCGTGCTGTCTGGTTGGCAGCGGCGAGGCGGCTTCGATGGAGCAGGCGGTCTCGACGATACAAAAACGACTGGGTTGA
- a CDS encoding M3 family metallopeptidase, with amino-acid sequence MQQAKAYFDALNRDYLAVHQTKEDLFWQRYMGTGDETVSARFTEAESAWKRFISQASRLAELRQHIAAVDAAPAGEARDALLHGLRGWYRFFDCNVIEDPQAQALMDELIAAENDLFSRRKTHQPTHLNEQGERVSASLGELLINQATNDNEAYRRSSQQALRDLEQWLVNHGFPALVSLRNRFARQMGYRNYFDYKVNKTERMTPEQLFAILDRFEEQTRDANLRSLRQLAAEKGEAALQPWNVRYASTGDVTRQLDPYFPFSASLSRWVDSFKRLHIGFSGAQMQLDLLVRKGKYENGFMHQPVPPFVDQGQWLPARINFTSLAQPDQVGSGANGINTLFHEGGHAAHFANIRQNAPCFAQEFPPTSMAYAETQSMFCDSLLQDADWLKRYAHNAQGEPIPDALIQADIRARQPMRAFNERHILLVPYFEWQLYCMDDEERTPEAILQLARDTERRIIGINGSPRPTMAIPHLLSMESACSYQGYLLAMMAVEQTRHFFLQRDGYLTDNPAIGPDLARHYWQPGNSLTHDETLRSLSGEGFNPDYLARECNLTVDEAWLQAQETIAAAVARPQPAADFDLNARIQVVDGDEVLADNQYGDDAMCQAFARVIDEVYPAHA; translated from the coding sequence ATGCAACAGGCTAAGGCCTATTTTGACGCCCTGAACCGCGATTATCTGGCGGTGCATCAAACCAAAGAAGATCTCTTCTGGCAGCGTTATATGGGAACCGGCGACGAGACCGTTTCCGCCCGTTTCACCGAAGCGGAGAGCGCCTGGAAGCGTTTTATTTCGCAAGCATCCCGGCTGGCTGAGCTACGACAGCACATTGCGGCCGTCGACGCTGCTCCCGCTGGCGAAGCGCGTGACGCGCTGCTGCACGGCTTACGCGGCTGGTACCGCTTTTTTGACTGCAATGTGATTGAAGACCCGCAGGCACAGGCGCTGATGGATGAATTAATCGCCGCGGAGAACGATCTGTTTTCCCGCCGCAAAACCCATCAGCCTACCCACCTTAATGAGCAGGGCGAGCGGGTTTCCGCCTCGCTGGGCGAACTGCTGATCAATCAGGCCACCAATGACAACGAGGCATACCGCCGCAGTTCGCAGCAGGCGTTGCGCGATCTGGAGCAGTGGCTGGTCAATCACGGATTCCCGGCGCTGGTCAGCCTGCGTAATCGCTTTGCGCGCCAGATGGGCTATCGCAACTACTTTGATTACAAGGTGAACAAGACCGAACGCATGACGCCGGAACAGCTGTTCGCCATTCTGGACCGTTTTGAAGAACAAACGCGTGACGCCAACCTGCGCAGCCTACGTCAGCTGGCGGCGGAAAAAGGCGAGGCGGCGTTGCAGCCGTGGAATGTGCGCTACGCCAGCACCGGCGATGTCACCCGCCAGTTGGATCCTTATTTCCCGTTTTCCGCGTCGTTGTCCCGCTGGGTCGATAGCTTCAAGCGCCTGCATATCGGTTTTAGCGGCGCGCAGATGCAACTCGACCTGCTGGTGCGCAAAGGCAAATATGAAAACGGCTTCATGCACCAGCCGGTGCCGCCGTTTGTGGATCAAGGCCAGTGGTTGCCCGCGCGCATCAACTTCACCAGTCTGGCGCAGCCGGATCAGGTAGGCAGCGGCGCCAACGGCATCAACACGCTGTTCCATGAGGGCGGCCACGCGGCGCATTTCGCCAATATCCGCCAGAATGCGCCTTGTTTCGCCCAGGAGTTCCCGCCGACGTCGATGGCCTACGCTGAAACTCAATCGATGTTCTGCGACAGCTTGTTGCAGGACGCCGACTGGCTGAAACGTTATGCGCATAACGCGCAGGGCGAGCCGATCCCCGATGCGCTGATTCAGGCCGATATCCGCGCTCGTCAGCCAATGCGTGCCTTCAACGAACGCCATATTCTGCTGGTGCCGTATTTCGAATGGCAACTGTACTGCATGGATGACGAGGAACGCACCCCCGAGGCGATTTTGCAACTGGCGCGCGACACCGAACGGCGCATTATCGGCATCAACGGCAGCCCGCGTCCGACTATGGCGATTCCGCATCTGCTGTCGATGGAGTCGGCCTGTTCGTATCAGGGGTATCTGCTGGCGATGATGGCGGTAGAGCAAACGCGGCATTTCTTCCTACAACGCGATGGCTACCTGACCGATAACCCGGCGATCGGCCCGGATCTGGCGCGCCATTACTGGCAGCCCGGCAACAGCCTGACCCACGATGAAACACTGCGCAGCCTGAGCGGCGAAGGGTTCAATCCGGATTATCTGGCCCGCGAATGCAACCTGACGGTGGATGAAGCCTGGCTGCAGGCGCAGGAGACCATCGCTGCCGCCGTGGCGCGCCCGCAACCGGCGGCGGATTTCGACCTCAACGCCCGTATCCAGGTGGTGGACGGCGACGAGGTGCTGGCGGACAACCAGTACGGCGACGACGCCATGTGCCAGGCGTTCGCCCGCGTGATTGACGAGGTTTATCCGGCTCACGCCTGA
- the bglX gene encoding beta-glucosidase BglX, whose amino-acid sequence MKWFTSLALAVGLACSPLWAQTPLQQTAPQAASAQQQRDAFVNDLMKKMTLDEKIGQLRLISVGPDNPKQAIRDMIRNGQVGGIFNTVTRQDIRVMQDQVMQLSRLKIPLFFAYDVVHGQRTVFPIGLGLASSWDMSAVELSAKIAAYEATEDGLNMTWAPMVDITRDPRWGRVSEGFGEDTYLTSEIARVMVKGFQGDDLTGRHSLMTSVKHYALYGAAEGGRDYNTVDMSPQRMFQDYMPPYKAAIDAGSYGVMASLNSINGVPATANRWLLKDVLRDQWHFKGITISDHGAIKELIKHGVAADPSDASRIAVQSGIGMSMSDEYFVRYLPDLVKRGLVSMKDIDDACRQVLNMKYDMGLFQDPYNHLGPVGSDPVDTNAESRLHREDARDVARRSLVLLKNRLDVLPLKKSGTIAVVGPLADSKRDIIGSWSAAGRQAQAVTVYEGIRKAVGYNARVYYAKGSNVTNHPGLVQFLNQYDQSVQIDPRTPQAMIDEAVEAAKKSDVVIAVVGESQGMAHEASSRAKITIPPEQKALISALKATGKPLVLVLMNGRPLDLSREDQQANAILETWFSGTEGGNAIADVLFGDYNPSGKLPMTFPRSVGQIPMYYNQLPTGRPYSAQAPNKYTSHYFDEANGPLYPFGYGLSYTTFDVSDVKLSSPTMKRNGSVKASVTVTNTGKRAGETVVQLYLHDVVASISRPVKELRGFQKVMLQPGESRTLTFTLSPQDLMFYNAQMQQVAEPGKFEVMIGLDSQRVKTGSFTLL is encoded by the coding sequence ATGAAATGGTTTACTTCACTGGCGCTCGCGGTTGGTCTGGCCTGTAGCCCGCTTTGGGCGCAGACGCCCCTGCAACAGACCGCGCCGCAGGCGGCTTCCGCCCAGCAACAGCGCGATGCCTTCGTTAACGACTTAATGAAAAAAATGACGCTGGATGAAAAGATCGGGCAGCTCCGTCTGATCAGCGTCGGCCCGGATAACCCGAAACAGGCCATCCGCGACATGATCCGCAACGGTCAGGTCGGCGGGATTTTCAATACCGTCACCCGGCAGGACATTCGGGTGATGCAAGATCAGGTAATGCAACTTAGCCGCCTGAAAATTCCGCTGTTTTTCGCTTATGACGTGGTGCATGGCCAGCGTACCGTATTCCCGATCGGCCTGGGGCTGGCGTCCAGCTGGGACATGAGCGCCGTGGAACTGTCGGCGAAAATCGCCGCCTATGAAGCCACCGAAGATGGCCTGAACATGACCTGGGCGCCGATGGTCGACATCACCCGCGATCCGCGCTGGGGGCGTGTCTCCGAAGGTTTTGGCGAAGACACCTATCTGACCAGCGAAATCGCCCGTGTGATGGTGAAAGGTTTTCAGGGCGACGACCTGACCGGCCGCCATTCGCTGATGACCAGCGTGAAACACTATGCGCTGTATGGTGCGGCGGAAGGCGGGCGTGACTACAACACCGTCGATATGAGCCCGCAGCGCATGTTCCAGGATTACATGCCGCCGTACAAAGCGGCGATTGACGCGGGCAGCTACGGCGTGATGGCGTCGCTCAACTCCATCAACGGCGTGCCGGCTACCGCCAACCGCTGGTTGCTGAAAGACGTATTGCGCGACCAGTGGCATTTCAAAGGCATCACCATCAGCGATCACGGCGCCATTAAAGAGCTGATCAAGCACGGCGTGGCGGCGGACCCGAGCGATGCGTCGCGCATTGCGGTGCAGTCTGGTATCGGCATGAGCATGAGCGACGAGTATTTCGTGCGTTACCTGCCGGATCTGGTCAAGCGCGGGCTGGTCAGCATGAAGGACATCGACGACGCCTGCCGCCAGGTGCTGAACATGAAATACGATATGGGGCTGTTCCAGGACCCGTACAACCATCTCGGCCCGGTCGGTTCCGACCCGGTGGATACCAATGCTGAAAGCCGTCTGCACCGCGAGGACGCGCGTGACGTGGCGCGCCGTAGTCTGGTGTTGCTGAAAAACCGTCTTGATGTCCTGCCGCTGAAAAAATCCGGCACCATTGCGGTGGTAGGGCCGCTGGCCGACAGCAAGCGCGACATTATCGGCAGTTGGTCCGCCGCGGGTCGACAGGCGCAGGCGGTGACGGTATACGAAGGGATCCGCAAGGCGGTGGGGTATAACGCCCGCGTTTATTACGCCAAAGGCTCCAACGTCACCAACCATCCGGGGCTGGTCCAGTTCCTGAACCAGTATGACCAGTCGGTGCAAATCGATCCGCGCACGCCGCAGGCGATGATTGACGAGGCGGTGGAAGCAGCGAAGAAATCCGACGTGGTGATCGCGGTGGTGGGCGAGTCTCAGGGAATGGCGCACGAAGCGTCCAGTCGCGCCAAAATCACCATTCCGCCGGAGCAGAAAGCGCTGATTTCCGCGCTGAAAGCCACCGGCAAGCCGCTGGTGCTGGTGCTGATGAATGGCCGTCCGCTGGACCTGAGCCGTGAAGATCAGCAGGCGAACGCGATACTGGAAACCTGGTTCAGCGGTACCGAAGGGGGCAACGCCATCGCCGACGTGCTGTTTGGCGATTACAACCCGTCCGGTAAGTTGCCGATGACTTTCCCGCGCTCGGTGGGGCAGATCCCGATGTACTACAATCAACTGCCGACCGGACGTCCGTATTCGGCACAAGCGCCCAACAAGTACACCTCGCACTATTTTGACGAGGCCAACGGGCCGCTGTATCCGTTCGGTTACGGTCTGAGTTACACCACCTTTGACGTGTCGGACGTGAAACTCTCCAGCCCGACCATGAAGCGTAACGGCAGCGTCAAGGCGTCGGTCACGGTCACCAATACCGGCAAGCGCGCCGGGGAAACCGTCGTGCAGCTTTATCTGCATGATGTGGTGGCGTCGATCAGCCGCCCGGTGAAAGAGCTGCGCGGCTTCCAGAAGGTGATGCTGCAGCCGGGTGAAAGCCGTACCCTGACGTTCACCCTGTCGCCGCAGGATCTGATGTTCTACAACGCGCAGATGCAGCAGGTGGCGGAGCCGGGCAAGTTTGAGGTGATGATCGGGCTGGATTCTCAGCGCGTGAAAACCGGCAGCTTTACGTTGCTGTAA